From one Dysidea avara chromosome 9, odDysAvar1.4, whole genome shotgun sequence genomic stretch:
- the LOC136266767 gene encoding TNF receptor-associated factor family protein DDB_G0290965-like, which produces MADCGGYEYKFVDTPPDDVICQICQYPSREPYLSVCCGHVFCKSCFERCVEGSIRSSVNPEVKPVCPVCRSTDFQGFPNKQADRNVRNIHVLCASYQKGCQWQGEINAIGQHLNNDCQFHEMLCPSNCGKLVLRSNLSNHREQECACRIEECEHCHLRAEYCYISSQHLNECRELSVACPNKCAANNILRKNLNAHEKVCPLAQVKCKYYEIGCTTLMARKDEKKHNKQNDEHHYNLVVRYCDTTKSQLANRKHQLADRDRQLAIKSDQLIKANSELSQTKSILAGTNYELAMVRNQSEAMKFVHQKSINTKQRLAVVQQQLINSNQNLANTQQALYRTQQELTNNKQMLTEALTSTQKELTNNKQKLANAQQILTSTQKELTDNKQKLVDTQQMLSSKQKELTNNKQMLTEALTSTQQELTNNKQKLANAQQILTSTQKELTNNKQKLVDTQQMLSSKQKELTNNNQKLANTQQLLTSTQKEITSNKRKLSYTQQALDVAQDELVNHKQKLACTQQSLANRQRELYDKEWRLEDAQQRLDDAQEGLTNMERITESKFQIKIDKIEAESCKFVEIVESSAQVSEMAILMCSIVAAVHCGILLVFSNDAVERLSEISIFFRTIVTVGGIMFGIAFFLIYLYLYYMIKYVLAWVSVVYPKTVQLYVATKEKLVARFSNNDSEEAALFLRLFFCLPLNTAKVLKQKIQDIRRSPDELED; this is translated from the coding sequence ATGGCTGATTGCGGAGGATACGAGTACAAGTTCGTGGATACACCACCAGATGATGTGATttgtcaaatatgccagtatCCTAGTAGAGAACCATACCTCAGTGTGTGTTGCGGACATGTCTTCTGTAAATCTTGCTTTGAAAGATGTGTAGAGGGTTCCATCAGAAGCTCCGTCAATCCTGAGGTCAAACCTGTTTGTCCAGTTTGTCGTTCTACCGATTTTCAGGGTTTTCCCAATAAGCAAGCTGATCGTAATGTAAGGAATATTCACGTGCTTTGTGCTAGCTATCAGAAAGGATGTCAATGGCAGGGTGAAATAAATGCTATTGGTCAACATCTTAATAATGATTGCCAATTTCATGAAATGTTGTGCCCTAGTAATTGTGGAAAATTAGTGTTACGGTCAAACTTAAGTAACCATAGAGAACAGGAATGTGCATGTCGTATTGAAGAGTGTGAACATTGTCATTTGAGAGCAGAATACTGTTATATCAGTAGCCAGCACTTGAATGAATGCCGTGAGTTATCTGTTGCTTGTCCTAATAAATGTGCAGCTAACAATATTCTTCGTAAAAACTTGAATGCTCATGAGAAAGTGTGTCCTCTGGCACAGGTAAAGTGCAAGTATTATGAAATAGGCTGCACTACTTTAATGGCTCGTAAGGATGAAAAAAAGCACAATAAACAGAATGATGAACATCATTACAATCTTGTTGTACGCTATTGTGATACCACAAAGTCCCAACTTGCTAACAGAAAACATCAACTTGCTGATAGAGATCGTCAACTTGCTATAAAAAGTGATCAGCTTATAAAAGCCAATAGTGAATTATCACAAACTAAAAGTATACTAGCAGGAACTAACTATGAACTAGCCATGGTCAGGAATCAGTCAGAAGCTATGAAATTTGTACACCAAAAATCTATTAACACTAAACAAAGGCTAGCTGTTGTTCAGCAGCAATTAATTAATAGTAACCAAAAtttagcaaacacccaacaaGCATTATATAGAACACAACAAGAGTTAACTAACAATAAACAAATGCTGACCGAAGCTTTAACTAGTACACAAAAAGAATTAAccaataataaacaaaaattagctAACGCTCAACAAATATTAACTAGTACACAAAAAGAATTAACCGATAACAAACAAAAATTAGTTGATACCCAACAAATGTTATCTAGCAAACAAAAAGAGTTAACTAACAATAAACAAATGCTGACCGAAGCTTTAACTAGTACACAACAAGAATTAAccaataataaacaaaaattagctAATGCTCAACAAATATTAACTAGTACACAAAAAGAATTAACCAATAACAAACAAAAATTAGTTGATACCCAACAAATGTTATCTAGCAAACAAAAAGAGTTAACTAACAATAATCAAAAGTTAGCTAATACCCAACAATTGTTAACTAGTACACAGAAAGAGATAACCAGTAATAAACGAAAACTATCTTATACCCAACAAGCATTAGATGTTGCACAAGATGAGCTGGTGAATCATAAACAGAAATTAGCCTGTACCCAACAATCATTAGCAAACAGACAAAGAGAATTATATGATAAAGAATGGAGACTAGAAGATGCTCAGCAGAGGTTAGATGATGCACAAGAAGGACTAACTAACATGGAAAGAATTACTGAGAgcaaatttcaaatcaagatTGATAAAATTGAAGCTGAAAGCTGTAAATTTGTTGAGATAGTAGAATCCAGTGCACAAGTGTCAGAGATGGCAATTCTCATGTGTAGTATTGTTGCGGCTGTTCATTGTGGTATTTTGTTGGTCTTTAGTAATGATGCAGTGGAACGACTATCAGAGATATCAATTTTCTTTCGAACCATTGTAACGGTTGGTGGTATAATGTTTGGAATTGCCTTTTTTCTGATCTATCTTTACTTGTATTATATGATTAAATATGTTTTGGCTTGGGTTTCAGTGGTATATCCAAAAACCGTTCAGTTATATGTTGCAACTAAGGAAAAGCTGGTAGCCAGATTTAGTAATAATGACTCAGAAGAGGCAGCATTATTCCTACGCCTATTTTTCTGCTTACCTTTAAACACCGCTAAAGTACTGAAGCAGAAAATCCAAGATATAAGGCGATCTCCAGATGAATTGGAAGATTAA